AATAAAGATTGCTATAACTACCTGTTTGGTGTAAATTTACAGCTAGAAAGTGAAAATTTCAATGAAAAAGGGTGATGATGGCAATGAAAATGCCTTATATTGCACCAGCTCATGCAAAGTCTTATTGTTAGACTGGCGACACTTTGCATGAGAAAAACACCTGCTGTCGCTTTTACAAGCCGTAACAATAGACTTTGCTACCTTCACTATTTACAGATCACTAAATAGAAGGGGCTGTCTATATGAATTATGTAAAAGCTAATGACGTTTTGCCGGAAGAATTGATTACAGAAATTCAAAAATACGTACAGGGAAAAACGCTGTACATTCCAAAACTTAAAGGAAATTATGAAAAGTGGGGCGAATGTTCCGGAATAAGAGCTTATATAAAGGCACGTAACCTTTCCCTGAAAAAAGACTTTGCTGCCGGAGCAACTTTCGAAAGCCTGATGGAGAAATACTGGCTTTCTGAGGAAACAATTAAAAAAGTGGTTTATTCCACGAAATAATCCAGGAGCTGAAGACCTATGCGTAGATCTTCAGCTTTTTTATGATGAGTTTGTTTCTAAATCAATTTTGGCATAGGGGAGCGCTTCGTTAGGGTTTACACTTAAGATAAATTGAAAGAATGGGAGCGGTTGGAATGCAGCCATTTATTTATCCACATCAATATCATTATTTGAAGAGCCAGGTTTATAAGCTTATTAAAGCGCGTGTCAGTTCCACTGATAAAAATGTAATCAATGCGGTCAAGGGGCTTGTGGAAGACAATATTACCAGCGATTTTGCCCATTGTTCCGCAGAAGAACAGAAAAAATTTGCCAAGGCCGCTTCTGTAAAGGACGAAAGGGAAGCGGAATCTTATTTAGAGGATTTAAAAACATATGTGATTCCATTTAATATTTCTGAAAAAGAAATAAAAAAACTATTTCCTAAGGTGAAAAAATTGAAAATTCCTGACCTCAACCAGTTTGATAAAAGAGAATTGACGTATTTAACTTGGTGGGATGCAGCGACCCATAGGAAATTCATAGTGACGAGAAAGGATGGAAAACCATATGGGGTCGAGGGTACGTTTACGAATAGCTCACAAAAAGGGGTTTGTTCTGTTTGCAATCAATTAGCTCCCGTGGGACTGTTTTTAGTTAAAAAGAAGGGAAAAGAAATAGGAACGTATAAAAAAAAGGGAAATTATATTTGCGCTGAAGGAGACGGATGTAACCAGAACATCACATCTAGCAAAAATCTGGAGGATTTTATAGCCAGGCTAAGCAAATAATGAAGATTTAAAACCAAGGTTCTCTGAAAATTCGTAGCAATGGCTGAAATTTTTTTCAAAAGGTGTGAATCAATAATCGGGGAATATGTGTGGCTAATGAGGTCTTCGCGGCACATGAAAGGTTTTAAGAAAGCAGGGCTGGTTTTCAGTCGGTGTAATTGTTTTTTATTAAGTGGCGCTTTAAATTCTTTTTTAGAAATCTTAGTTCATTCACAATCATTCTGATTTCGATCGTTTTCGATATAGGATACGCTACCATATAACACTCACCTTCATACTTATAGCATATAAAATTAGAGGTGCTGTATGGCAAAAAATGAAGTAACAACTCAAAGTATTATAGCATTAGGTGCTGGAAGTATTGTCATTGGTGCATTGGTTGTATTTATTGGCGAATATTCAAAGCTTCTCCAATTACAGTCAAAATGAAGGGAATTATTACTAATGGATGATTCTTCAAGGTCGTATTAATCAGTCATTAATTTTAGCTGCCCTTCATTTTGGATTACTGTATGGACTTCAATGTCAATTCTTAAGTTTGGATATTGTGTAGATCGCCATTTTTTTAGTTTTTCCTTGGGTATTTGGGTCCGGAAATATTGGCCAACCCCTAAAATATCAGCTTCACTCTCCTGTATTTTAGTAAACATCTCATTGAAGCGATTTGTAAGGAGTGTCTCTAAGGAAGTCCTGATTTCTTTTACAGTAGGGTTTCCTTTGGTCTCTAAGAGGACGACTTTTAAATGAAGCTTGCTGTTCAAGTAAGGCACTTGATCGATGACCTGACTTTTATGATCCATAGAATTTTTAACAATCATGACTGTTGCTTCATCCATGACCTCTACTTTTCCATAGGTGCTTTCCTCATAGAATGCATTGACGAGCAATGTTTCTTCTGTATTGATCTGTTCAACCATCTTGCCCTTCTTAATGACAGCGGAACCAAGGTGTTCAATGATTGTACTATCGCCGGATTTTATTATAGGCAAAGCAACATCTCTCGTATAGGAATGAATACTGCGATAGACTTGCCATACCCTTGTAAGTGCAATTTCCGGGTTCCATCCTGCATTCTTATCAAAAAAATCAAATAGGGTGGTACTCTGGGGTTCTGTAGTATTTTTTAAATTAGAAAAGAACGGCTCAATCTCCTCATCGCTGATCACAACCAAAGCTTTTGGCGATACGTCACGAGACCTCATGAATCCAGAAATGAGGTCCTTAACTCCTTTCTTCGCCAACTCCTTGTCGATTACAATCACTTTTACATGCAGCAAATTGATACTACTTTCCAAATTGGCACTAAGTTTATCGACTGCTTTACTGACTGTTTCTCCGGTTTCTGAAACGATTCTAACCTTCATCGTAGTTGGGCTAGGATCTGGTATTTGCAGATGAACTTTATACTGGTCATCTTCCATGGCAACACCCATTACTATGGGCAAAGAACGATGATTGATATCTTTAGTGTCCCAACACCCGCTTAATAGAAATAAAGCACATAAAATAATTAATATTTTGAGGGAGTTTGTTCTCATGCTCGTCCCTGCCTTCGGAGTCCTATACAATAGATCGATAATGGAACTGTGACTATGACATAAAACCGTAAAAATGAATTTAACCATAACAGCTGCTCAACAATATGCCAATCAGTAATCATCAGGGAAGTGATGAAGATGATAATAGCTAACGTAGCAACACTGAAAATAGGGTTATGCGGAGCCCAGTGATTGAGAATCTGATATGCCATCCACAATAACAGTGAAACTTGAAGCATGATAAACGTAACGAGAGATAAGATGAAGAATATCGTGATCCTCTCGAACATCAGCCAATTGATATAGGTCGAGTCAACGGTCATCATATATGGAAACACAAAAGTTGAAGCAGTCCCATGTCCAAAAGTGAGAACTGGTATATAGACGGCCAAAACAAAAAATGGGATGAGGATTGCTGATGCAATCAGCACTTTTTTTCGCTTATAGGTAAGGTATGGCGCCAAAAATCCGAGAAACAGAAACCCTCCTGTAAAAGCAGAAAAACTTTTCAGATAAGAAGGAGACGTTATGAACTTGAAATCATCGCCGATGAGGGGAAAAAGATATCGCCAATCAACATTTTGAAAGGAAGCAATTAATACAAAAAAAACGATTGGAAAAAACACAAGTGCTAATATGACCCCTGTACGGAAGATCGCTTCAACTCCTTTAGCAGCTAAATACGCTGAAATAAAAAGGAACAATACAATGATGGCCCAGGAGGGAGTATTTGATAGGAAGATGATGGTTATAATTTCGGAATAAGCTCTAACTCCAATGATATCCACCAACAAAAAATAAATAAAAACCGGCAAGAGAAAAAAAGCTGCAAAGCCTTTGCCAGTCTGTGAATAAATATGGATGATGTTCTTTTTCGGGAAAAAGCTAAGTCCCTTCATATAAATCCAAAGAAAGACAAAATGAAAAATGAGCCCAATTATAATCGGTATCCACTGTGCTTCATCGGAGCTGGTAATGATATCGTTGGGGTACAAAAAGAATATGAACCCTAAATGTATCATAATGTACATCAGGAACACATGAAAACTCCTATCCATATTTGGTTCCTTCCTTTTCATAATTTATATGAAGATAAGATATCTCGAATGTTTCAATACTGGCTAGATACGCACTTATCAATACGATACCTCCCAATATCCCCAAAATGCCATAAATGGATGCCAATATAACCAACACATATTTTAAAAAACGTACGGCCAACGTATTTTGTATTCCTACCAATGTCGAATTGGCGATTGTAGTAGCTGCGAGTATGATGATCAGAAGGGTGCTCACCAGTTGTGCTTCCACTACAGCTTGTCCAAGAATGATCCCGCCGACCATTGTGATTGTCGGACCGATAGAACCAGGCAGCCTGACTGATGCCTCAATAATCAATTCCAAAATAATAAGCATCATTAATATCTCAACTAAAGCAGGGTATGGAATGGCTTCTCGACTTTGTGCAATGCTCAACGCAAGCTCTATTCGTAAAACTTCAGGGTTGACTGCCACAAGGGCAACATATAAAGCTGGTAAGATTAATGCTAGCAGAATACCGATGACCCGTACTATTCGTATGGAAGCCATCAAAGGGATGGGATAGTTCCGATCGTTTTCGGTCGCAAACATATCCCACAAAAAACACGGGAGAATAATAGCGAAAGGATAACGATCAATAAACAATGCTACCCTCCCTTTTCTTAAGAAAGGAACCGTTTCTGAAGGAAGCTCTGTCGTATATATTTTGGAAAAGACAGACCATCCTGAAAATCCTAATGTTTTCGCCAAATTTTGCAAGTTATTTATTTCTCGGTCTTGATTCTTTTCAATTACCACCTTTATTCTCTCTACCAACTTTTTATCTACTTGTCCATCAAAATAAAGCATTGAGATTTTCGTTTTCTGATCAGGACCGACTGAAAAGGATTCCGCCCGTATGTTACTAGAGTTGATTTGCTTTCTGATTAGGCCCATGTTCGTCTCGATATCTTCATTGAAAGAACTTAAGGAACCTTGTAGTACATTTTCATTGGTAGGTGGTGCAATAGCCCGATTCAAAATTTTAGGAACAGATTCCATGGTAATGTATGTAGGGTGATTTTTGATGGCAATAAGTAATTTCCCTGTCATTATTGATGAAACTGCTTCTTCTACGTTTTTTTCTTTCACCACACCTATTTCATTTATTAGTTCACTTATCGTTTTTTGGGAGTATATAGCGGTATCTATGTACCTTTGAAGGGTCATTTTGGTTTTGGTAAGATCAATCAACGTCTTGAAACCTATTAGGATTACGGAAACATCAAGGATTTCTTCCTCCTGAAGGAACAAATCATCGCTGTTCCTTAACCTTTCTTTTAGCTCTATTAAGAATTGGTCCATGATACGATGTTCCTTTCCAAAAAGACTATTGTTATGATTGTTTCCTTGTGAAGGCTATTTATACAGGCTAAGGGAATGTGCAATTGGTATTAAATAAACATGGATATAATTACTCGAACGGGCCATATAATTCACATAAATACCTTGAAATCGAGTCTTCAGGCAAAGGGGGCGCACGACAAGTTCTGCTATAAAAGTTTTTCAGCATGAAAGGCAGGAAGTTTATTTGATTAAATTTCAACTTTACAACGGAGGTGGATGATTATGTATATACCTAAACATTTTAAAATGGATGATGAAGAAATAATTTATGATTTTATTGAAAAAAATGGATTTGTAATCTTTTTTTCAGCATAAAGGAGTACCATTTGCTACTCATCTTCCACTGATAAATCTGAAAATGCTTTATATGGTCATTTTGCACGTCCGAATGGACAATGGAAGGATGCTGAAAAACAACAAGTCCTTGCGGTTTTTCATGGCCCCCACTGTTACATTTCACCAACCTGGTACAAAACAACTAAAGCAGTACCTACTTGGAATTATGTATCTATCCATTTATATGGAAAATTGGAAATTGTTGAAGATAGAAAGATTATTTTCGATTCTTTGAATGACATGACTTGGTAACTAAATATGAAACTCCTGATAGTACATACAATTTAAATAATATCGAACCTAGTTTCATCGAAGGAATGAGTAAAAGAATTGTAGCGTTCAGAATAAAAAACTTATTGATCCTAATAGAATGTACAAACAGCAATCCCCCACACTTAAAGTGTGGGGGATTGCATTATTTATATTTAATAAAGGGGAAGGAGTTAGGGGAGACTCCTTGAGTCATTGATTATCATAACAAGCATTATATTCTAAGATTGGATATACAAAAGAAGCAAGGAAACTAATATATGATTTTGCTTTCGAAGAGTTAGATATTGAAGAAATCTATGGACAAGCTTGGGATTTCAATATTAATTCCTGTATTTCAATGGAGAAGAGTGGTTTCAAGTTAGTAAGTTCAGAAAAGAAGTTGTTTCCATACTAATCAGGAAAACCTTGATATCAAAACTACATCACTTTATGATGGATGAAGACTTTAGGGAGGAGTAGACGCGTTGTTTTTCTGGAATGAATGGTTATGATGAACCATGTAACTTAAAAAGGGCGCTTCAGAAGCAGAATAGTTTCCTTTTTTAAAAATAGAAATAAAAACACTTTTGTGGAGTTGTGAACAATGATTTGGGTATATATTGCTTTATTTGTAGTGCCGTTGTTTTTAACATATTCTATCTTTAGCACAATTTATATTCGGAGAAGGAACCTCTGTATTAGTAGAAGGGTAAATAGTCGTAATGCGATTGCTTTAACTTTCGATGATGGGCCAGACCCCATTTATACTAGTCACCTACTCGATATTCTGGCAAAGTACGGTGTAAAGGCTACTTTTTTCGTGGTCGGAAGCAAGGTTGAAAAATATCCTGAACTGGTCAAACGGATGAAATTAGAGGGGCATTCTATAGGAATTCATCATTATTCTCATGTTTCTAGCTGGTTTTTAAGTCCTCTACAATTAAAGAAACAGCTGAACCAATGTCGGTTGATTATTGAGAAGTACACCCAGGAAAAACCGGTATATTATCGTCCGCCTTGGGGTCATTTTAATTTATTCGCACTGCTTATAGCGAAAGAATATGAAGTGGTCTTGTGGTCGCATATCTTTCAGGACTGGAAAGTGAAAAAAAGTGGGGATTTGATTCGTCGGATGAAGACGGTGGATAGGGACGGGTCCATTTTCGTTCTTCATGATAGTGGAACTACATTTGGTGCCGATGAAAGAGCACCCTATTATATGATAGAATCTTTAGATGAATTCCTTGCATATGCATTGGGAAAACAAATCAGATTCACTTTATTGGAAGGGAATTTGACTTCGAAGGAGCAGACAGGAAGTGGGCAGTGAAGAGCTTATCCAGTACATCTTGAGCTATGGTTATTTTATCATTTTCCTGTTTCTCTTCTTCGGTATAGTGGGAATACCAGCACCAGAAGAATCACTTCTGTTTTTAGTGGGACTGTTGGCATCAAATGAGCAGTTAATGCTTTCTTTGACTTTGGTATGTACATTCCTTGGTGTCTATTCTGGAATGGTTACGGGATTCTATGGTGGAAGATTCATTGGCTCACCACTTATAGAGCGATACGGAAGATGGATTGGATTAACGAAAGATAGGGTTCAAAAGTATGAAACCGTATTTAAGAAGCATTCAACTAAAACCTTATTGTTGGGTATTTTTTTGCCGGGTCTACGACAATTGATTCCTTATCTGGCAGGGATTTTCGGTACCTCGCACGTGAGATTTTTATCCTTTACAATCGCAGGTTCAGCAATTTGGACGATTTCGTATGTTTTATTAGGTTATTGGCTTGGAACCACTCTTTCCATTGACCCATCCTATGTTCCATATGCAGGAGTCGGATTATTATTGATTTTCATCCTTACGACTGTTTGGGGATACGTTAAAAAGAAAAGAGAGAGGTAATTGGAATGAAGATTGTTATTCTATCCATGTTCAGTGTTCCAACCGGTCACACTAAAGTAGCTGAGGTCCTCCGAAACAGCTTAAGTCAGGAATACCCGAACGCTGAAATAAAAATTATTGATTTCCTAACTTTTTCGAGTTCTCTTCTGGAAAAAATGGTTTCCAATATATATTATAAGTGGATTAGAGAGTCGCCGGAAAGTTACAAAAGCTTTTACCAAAAGGTGATGATGAAGGAAAGCGATCAGAGTGTTTTTTTGAAGAGTATTTCAAGGTTTTCCCCTTACTTTGAAAATAAAGTGTTGACGTTAGTAAAGAATGAAAAACCTTCCTTGCTGATGTGTACACATTCCTTTCCTTCGAGAATCATTGGAAAGATAAAGTCACAATCCAATAATCTTACATGTAAAACAGTGAATGTTTATACGGATTTTTTTGTTAACGATGTGTGGGAAAAAGAACAAATCGATTATCACTTAGTGTCGACTGAGCAGGTAAAGCAAAAATTAGTTACAGAGCATCGGATTTCACCGGATCGAGTGTATTACACCGGGATCCCTGTATCTGAAGTGTTTAAACGAAAAAATCCTTCTCTTCCTCTTCAACGGAAAGGTCGAAAGCATGTTTTGGTAGCCGGTGGGAATAGTGGATTATGTATGGGGAAGAATGTTTTCAGGGATTTTTCCGAATCCAAACATCTACAGTTCTCAGTACTATGCGGTCATAATCATCGGTTGTACCGTTCACTGCTTGAGAAGCCCAATATTACTCCGTACATGTATATAGAAGATCTGGAAAGACTGAATGACATTTATGACTCAGTTGATTGTATTATTACAAAACCAGGTGGGGTAACGATAAGTGAGGTCCTCCATAAACAAATTCCGGTCTTTATTTTTGCGTATCTTCCCGGGCAAGAAGAATTTAATTTAACGTACCTTTTAGAGCGAAATCTCGTATTTCATTTTGATGAGAAAGAGCCATTTTCTTCTTTAGAGGAAATACTTTATGATCCCAATGAGGTGCAACGAAAAGTAGAAGGTGTGGAGCGATATTTATCCTCACTACAATACGGTTTACCAGAAGTATGGAAAAAAATCCAGGTAAATACCCGACAAAAATTCAATATGAACCCAGTAGATCAAAAGCCAAGTAGCGAGATATTCCTATCAGGTTAAGGATCTCATTGAGAATTCTATATGCACACAGCAATCCCCCACACTTTAAAGTGTGGGGGATTGTATTATTTATATTTAATCAAGGGGGAAGGAGTTGGGGGAAACTCCTTGAGTCATAGATTATCATAACAAGCATTATATTCTAAGATTATGGGAGGGTTTTGACAATTTAGCATTTATTGACCTAATAAAATGCTTTGTTTTAACAAATCTTGTTTGAAAATGATGGGGAACATAGAATAATTTCTTGTGAAAGTGAAGCTAAATTGAAATAATTGGTATTAAGCAATCGGGGAGTGTGGAAGACTCAGTTTCGAAATAACCATAAAAACCCTTTACAAAACGAGCATTCCATTCTATGATAAATCGTAATTGTTACTATTTGCTTCAAAACCTCCTATGCGGAAACATCAAATCTCTTTTTCTAAAAAGGGGAGCCCTATGCTTGCACTAAGAGGAGCGCTGGGGTCGCTTTATCTGTTTAGCCTATTTCTTTACCATTGCTCATATTCCTCTGGGGGATGCCAGCATACTGGCGCATATGTCACCTTTCTTCGCTTTTTTGTTTTCCATGGTTATGAAAGAAAAAGTGAGCAAACAGACCGTCTTGTACCTGCCTTTGTTTATCATTGGTGCCATTATCCTGATCGATCTGTTCCAGTTTGACAGCTATACGGTTTATGCATGGGCTGGAGTCGTGAGCGCCATGCTTGCTGGAGGTGCAGCTACAAGTATCCGATATTTGAGCCGCTCGCATCATACATACGAAATCGTTTTTTGCTTTCTGGCTACAGGAACTATTGTCGCTCTTCCTCTTATGTGGATGAATATGTCCTCCCTTCTGCTGATGGGTGGTTTTATCTGCTTGGAGTAGGGATTGTATCATTGATCGGACAATTTGCCTGGACGAATGCCTTCACTCATGAAAGGGTCCTAGTCGCTTTGACTCGAAGGAAGGAAAAGACGAAAGGTAAAAAAGCGGCATAGAAGGGCTAGTACACATATTTTTAAATAGTAATGATTACGAAAAAGAGAGGAAGAAATCAATGAAATGTTTAATACGCAATTTTATGTTTTTAGTACTCGTATTATTTTTGGCGG
Above is a window of Pseudalkalibacillus hwajinpoensis DNA encoding:
- a CDS encoding GerAB/ArcD/ProY family transporter, with translation MDRSFHVFLMYIMIHLGFIFFLYPNDIITSSDEAQWIPIIIGLIFHFVFLWIYMKGLSFFPKKNIIHIYSQTGKGFAAFFLLPVFIYFLLVDIIGVRAYSEIITIIFLSNTPSWAIIVLFLFISAYLAAKGVEAIFRTGVILALVFFPIVFFVLIASFQNVDWRYLFPLIGDDFKFITSPSYLKSFSAFTGGFLFLGFLAPYLTYKRKKVLIASAILIPFFVLAVYIPVLTFGHGTASTFVFPYMMTVDSTYINWLMFERITIFFILSLVTFIMLQVSLLLWMAYQILNHWAPHNPIFSVATLAIIIFITSLMITDWHIVEQLLWLNSFLRFYVIVTVPLSIYCIGLRRQGRA
- a CDS encoding polysaccharide deacetylase family protein — encoded protein: MIWVYIALFVVPLFLTYSIFSTIYIRRRNLCISRRVNSRNAIALTFDDGPDPIYTSHLLDILAKYGVKATFFVVGSKVEKYPELVKRMKLEGHSIGIHHYSHVSSWFLSPLQLKKQLNQCRLIIEKYTQEKPVYYRPPWGHFNLFALLIAKEYEVVLWSHIFQDWKVKKSGDLIRRMKTVDRDGSIFVLHDSGTTFGADERAPYYMIESLDEFLAYALGKQIRFTLLEGNLTSKEQTGSGQ
- a CDS encoding CD3324 family protein gives rise to the protein MNYVKANDVLPEELITEIQKYVQGKTLYIPKLKGNYEKWGECSGIRAYIKARNLSLKKDFAAGATFESLMEKYWLSEETIKKVVYSTK
- a CDS encoding GNAT family N-acetyltransferase, translating into MGYTKEARKLIYDFAFEELDIEEIYGQAWDFNINSCISMEKSGFKLVSSEKKLFPY
- a CDS encoding spore germination protein — encoded protein: MDQFLIELKERLRNSDDLFLQEEEILDVSVILIGFKTLIDLTKTKMTLQRYIDTAIYSQKTISELINEIGVVKEKNVEEAVSSIMTGKLLIAIKNHPTYITMESVPKILNRAIAPPTNENVLQGSLSSFNEDIETNMGLIRKQINSSNIRAESFSVGPDQKTKISMLYFDGQVDKKLVERIKVVIEKNQDREINNLQNLAKTLGFSGWSVFSKIYTTELPSETVPFLRKGRVALFIDRYPFAIILPCFLWDMFATENDRNYPIPLMASIRIVRVIGILLALILPALYVALVAVNPEVLRIELALSIAQSREAIPYPALVEILMMLIILELIIEASVRLPGSIGPTITMVGGIILGQAVVEAQLVSTLLIIILAATTIANSTLVGIQNTLAVRFLKYVLVILASIYGILGILGGIVLISAYLASIETFEISYLHINYEKEGTKYG
- a CDS encoding DedA family protein; its protein translation is MGSEELIQYILSYGYFIIFLFLFFGIVGIPAPEESLLFLVGLLASNEQLMLSLTLVCTFLGVYSGMVTGFYGGRFIGSPLIERYGRWIGLTKDRVQKYETVFKKHSTKTLLLGIFLPGLRQLIPYLAGIFGTSHVRFLSFTIAGSAIWTISYVLLGYWLGTTLSIDPSYVPYAGVGLLLIFILTTVWGYVKKKRER
- a CDS encoding MGDG synthase family glycosyltransferase, coding for MKIVILSMFSVPTGHTKVAEVLRNSLSQEYPNAEIKIIDFLTFSSSLLEKMVSNIYYKWIRESPESYKSFYQKVMMKESDQSVFLKSISRFSPYFENKVLTLVKNEKPSLLMCTHSFPSRIIGKIKSQSNNLTCKTVNVYTDFFVNDVWEKEQIDYHLVSTEQVKQKLVTEHRISPDRVYYTGIPVSEVFKRKNPSLPLQRKGRKHVLVAGGNSGLCMGKNVFRDFSESKHLQFSVLCGHNHRLYRSLLEKPNITPYMYIEDLERLNDIYDSVDCIITKPGGVTISEVLHKQIPVFIFAYLPGQEEFNLTYLLERNLVFHFDEKEPFSSLEEILYDPNEVQRKVEGVERYLSSLQYGLPEVWKKIQVNTRQKFNMNPVDQKPSSEIFLSG
- a CDS encoding FusB/FusC family EF-G-binding protein, coding for MQPFIYPHQYHYLKSQVYKLIKARVSSTDKNVINAVKGLVEDNITSDFAHCSAEEQKKFAKAASVKDEREAESYLEDLKTYVIPFNISEKEIKKLFPKVKKLKIPDLNQFDKRELTYLTWWDAATHRKFIVTRKDGKPYGVEGTFTNSSQKGVCSVCNQLAPVGLFLVKKKGKEIGTYKKKGNYICAEGDGCNQNITSSKNLEDFIARLSK
- a CDS encoding Ger(x)C family spore germination protein, with translation MRTNSLKILIILCALFLLSGCWDTKDINHRSLPIVMGVAMEDDQYKVHLQIPDPSPTTMKVRIVSETGETVSKAVDKLSANLESSINLLHVKVIVIDKELAKKGVKDLISGFMRSRDVSPKALVVISDEEIEPFFSNLKNTTEPQSTTLFDFFDKNAGWNPEIALTRVWQVYRSIHSYTRDVALPIIKSGDSTIIEHLGSAVIKKGKMVEQINTEETLLVNAFYEESTYGKVEVMDEATVMIVKNSMDHKSQVIDQVPYLNSKLHLKVVLLETKGNPTVKEIRTSLETLLTNRFNEMFTKIQESEADILGVGQYFRTQIPKEKLKKWRSTQYPNLRIDIEVHTVIQNEGQLKLMTD